Proteins encoded in a region of the Vicia villosa cultivar HV-30 ecotype Madison, WI linkage group LG5, Vvil1.0, whole genome shotgun sequence genome:
- the LOC131601138 gene encoding mediator of RNA polymerase II transcription subunit 15a-like, protein MDSNNWIPNQGEPTLDSIDWRTQLHPESRQRIVNKIMDTLKKHLPVSGNEGLLELRKIAQRFEDKIYTAATSQSDYLRKISMKMLTMETKSQSTIAGNMPSNEGGSSNNPPDQGLVLQSQVLNPGQQHPNPRQQLLPQTIQNHVAPQPNLPSVSTLSQTPSQNISQNSNTQQPGQNSASNSIGQNSNIQGMYPGSQRQMQVRQQVVPPQQQQQQQQQPQNQQILYQQQQQVMKHKLSQMQQQQQQQNLLQPNQLNNSQQSVMQTSSAMQPSTMQSSLSSISQNQQSNNVQQSTQSRLQQHSQIIRQQQQQNSNAQQQQTSMTQQSILPAQQQQQFGGPQSNVTNGQHAQILGQQNTVGDTLKSQRLHPQQNNLMNPQQRQQQLINQQNNLTNIHQQQSGNNVPGLQQQPFGTDSGNQGIQTSHHSAQMLQQPKVSMQQQLQHNESKLLPSQSQQSQPQASQQQLMSQIHNQPAQMQQQMGLQQQPSSLQRDMQQKLQASGSLHQQQSVLDQQKQLYQSQRALPETSTITTTQTAQPSGGDWQEELYQKLQTMKENYLPDLNEIVQKITMRFQQYDTTQQPKSDQADKLRTYRMMLERMISFLQIPKNIITPSFKEKLGAYEKQIVGLISSFRPRKSIPSLQPGQLPPTHMSSMPQSQSQVTSVQSHENQMISQMQPSNLQGSAATLQQNNAASLQHNSMSGLSTTQQNMLNTIQPSNNVDAGQGNSANSLQQVPLSSLQQNNVSTPQQTNINSLSSQGGVNVIQPNLNTHQSGSTMLQPQLKHQEHQMLQNQQYKQQYQQQGQLMQRQQILPQRQQLHQPGKQQLSVQSQINPMSDINDMKMRQGLGVKPGVFQQHIASGQNSAYSHQQSKQGSPFQGSSPQLFQAASPQIPQHSSPQVDQQTHQQSLAKVATPLQSSNSPFGVPTPSPPMAPSPMLVDSEKSAPGVSSSIAANLGQHTGGAAAPAQSLAIGTPGISASPLLAEFSGPDCAYFNAFTATSGKSTAEQPIDRLIRAVQSMSTETLTAAVNDISSVVSMSDRIAGSAPGNGSRAAVGEDLVSMTNCRLQARNFITQDGTNGIRKIKRYTSARPLNVKSSAVSKNDSIKQLSASEASQQESTATTNFKKPKAEATHALLEEIQQINRRLIDTVVEISDRDVDPTAAAVAAAEGTDGTVVKCSFIPVALSPSLKSHYASLQYPIQPLRLLVPPNYPNSSPIFLDKFPVESRNVNEDLSEKAKSKFSMSLRNFSQPMSLKDIVKTWDVSARGVVSEYAQQFGGGTFSSKYGSWKDILTA, encoded by the exons ATGGATTCCAATAATTGGATACCTAATCAAGGTGAACCCACTCTTGACTCTATTGATTGGAGAACTCAACTTCATCCTGAATCCCGCCAAAGAATTGTCAACAAAAT AATGGACACATTAAAGAAACATCTTCCGGTTTCTGGGAACGAGGGATTGCTTGAACTTCGGAAGATTGCTCAAAGGTTTGAAGATAAGATTTATACTGCCGCCACAAGCCAG TCTGATTATCTTCGAAAGATTTCTATGAAAATGCTTACAATGGAGACCAAATCTCAAAGCACCATTGCTGGCAATATGCCATCAAATGAAGGAGGTTCTAGCAATAATCCGCCCGATCAAG GACTTGTTTTACAGTCTCAAGTTCTTAATCCCGGACAACAACACCCTAATCCTCGTCAGCAGCTTCTACCCCAAACCATTCAAAATCATGTTGCACCTCAACCTAACCTGCCATCGGTATCAACTCTATCCCAGACCCCCAGCCAGAATATTAGCCAAAATTCCAACACACAACAACCCGGGCAAAATTCTGCGAGTAATTCTATTGGCCAGAATTCCAATATACAGGGTATgtatcctggttctcaaagacaAATGCAAGTCAGGCAGCAAGTTGTTCCCCCACAGCAACAGCAACAGCAACAGCAACAACCACAGAATCAACAGATTCtttaccagcagcagcaacaggtTATGAAGCATAAGCTGTCTCAGATGCAGCAGCAGCAACAACAGCAGAACCTTCTGCAACCAAATCAGCTGAATAACTCTCAACAATCTGTTATGCAAACATCATCTGCTATGCAGCCTTCGACAATGCAGTCGTCTCTATCTAGCATTTCACAAAATCAGCAGTCTAACAATGTTCAACAGTCAACACAGTCTAGGCTTCAGCAACATTCCCAAATTATTAGGCAGCAACAGCAACAGAATTCTAATGCTCAACAGCAACAAACATCGATGACTCAACAGTCAATCTTGCCTGCGCAGCAACAACAGCAGTTTGGAGGGCCTCAATCAAATGTAACAAATGGGCAACATGCTCAGATACTTGGACAACAGAACACTGTTGGTGACACACTCAAGTCCCAGAGGTTACATCCACAACAGAATAATCTCATGAACCCGCAACAGAGACAACAACAGTTAATAAATCAGCAAAACAATCTAACAAATATACATCAACAACAGTCGGGAAATAATGTACCAGGGTTACAGCAACAGCCGTTTGGAACTGATTCTGGCAACCAAGGCATCCAAACAAGCCATCATTCTGCACAGATGTTGCAACAACCAAAGGTTTCAATGCAGCAACAATTGCAACACAATGAATCAAAGTTGTTGCCATCTCAGTCGCAGCAGTCCCAGCCACAGGCTTCACAGCAGCAATTAATGTCGCAGATTCACAATCAGCCTGCACAGATGCAACAGCAAATGGGTTTGCAGCAGCAGCCAAGTTCTTTGCAACGAGATATGCAGCAAAAACTCCAAGCATCAGGGTCTTTACATCAACAGCAAAGTGTTCTTGATCAGCAAAAACAATTATATCAATCCCAAAGAGCTCTTCCTGAAACATCCACAA TTACTACAACACAGACTGCTCAACCAAGTGGGGGTGATTGGCAAGAAGAATTATACCAAAAG TTGCAAACCATGAAAGAAAATTACTTGCCAGATCTGAATGAAATAGTCCAAAAAATTACTATGAGATTTCAGCAG TATGACACTACTCAACAGCCAAAGTCAGATCAGGCGGACAAGTTGAGGACATATAGAATGATGTTGGAGCGCATGATATCGTTCCTACAGATTCCTAAGAACATCATTACGCCTAGTTTCAAGGAAAAATTGGGAGCATATGAAAAGCAGATTGTAGGTCTCATAAGTTCATTTAGGCCCAGGAAAAGCATTCCGTCCTTGCAACCAGGACAGCTTCCTCCAACTCATATGTCTTCGATGCCACAGTCACAATCTCAAGTTACTTCAGTACAGTCTCATGAAAATCAAATGATCTCTCAGATGCAGCCATCAAACTTACAAGGTTCCGCAGCAACTCTGCAGCAGAACAATGCTGCAAGTTTGCAGCATAATTCTATGTCTGGTTtgtcaacaacacaacaaaaTATGTTGAATACAATTCAACCAAGTAATAATGTAGACGCTGGACAAGGAAATTCTGCGAACTCTCTGCAACAGGTTCCCTTGAGCTCCCTTCAACAAAACAATGTTAGTACTCCTCAACAGACCAACATCAATTCATTATCATCACAAGGTGGGGTGAATGTGATCCAACCAAATCTAAATACCCATCAGTCAGGTTCCACTATGCTTCAGCCCCAACTTAAACATCAGGAACATCAGATGCTGCAGAATCAACAGTACAAACAACAATACCAGCAGCAAGGACAATTGATGCAAAGGCAGCAGATCCTACCGCAGCGACAGCAGCTACACCAGCCAGGAAAGCAACAGCTGTCAGTACAGTCTCAGATTAACCCAATGAGcgacataaatgatatgaaaatGCGACAAGGATTAGGTGTTAAGCCAGGGGTATTTCAGCAACATATTGCCTCAGGTCAAAACTCAGCTTATTCCCATCAACAGTCTAAACAAGGGAGTCCATTTCAGGGTTCTTCACCCCAACTCTTTCAAGCTGCGTCTCCTCAAATTCCACAACACTCATCTCCCCAAGTTGACCAACAAACTCAtcaacagtctctagcaaaagtTGCGACTCCTCTGCAATCTTCTAATTCACCTTTTGGAGTCCCTACTCCTTCACCTCCCATGGCTCCATCTCCTATGCTAGTAGATTCTGAGAAGTCTGCTCCTGGTGTTTCATCATCAATTGCTGCCAATCTTGGACAACATACAGGGGGTGCAGCAGCACCAGCTCAATCCCTTGCCATTGGGACTCCTGGGATATCAGCCTCTCCTTTATTAGCAGAATTCAGTGGTCCAGATTGTGCATATTTTAATGCTTTCACAGCTACTTCTGGCAAGTCAACTGCAGAGCAGCCTATTGATCGTCTAATAAGAGCG GTGCAATCAATGTCAACCGAAACATTAACTGCTGCTGTCAATGATATCAGTTCAGTTGTCAGCATGAGTGATAGAATAGCAGGATCAGCTCCAGGTAATGGATCCAGAGCAGCAGTTGGGGAGGATTTGGTTTCCATGACTAATTGTCGTCTTCAGGCTAGAAATTTTATCACTCAAGATGGTACTAATGGAATCAGGAAGATAAAGCGCTATACTAGTGCTAGACCATTGAATGTTAAGTCATCTGCTGTGAGCAAGAATGACAGTATAAAACAGTTATCTGCTTCAGAGGCTTCTCAGCAGGAGTCAACTGCAACAACCAATTTCAAGAAACCAAAGGCCGAG GCTACTCATGCTCTTTTGGAAGAAATACAGCAAATTAATCGTAGACTTATTGACACAGTAGTAGAAATAAGTGACAGAGATGTTGATCCAACTGCAGCTGCTGTTGCTGCCGCTGAAGGGACAGATGGGACCGTTGTCAAATGTTCTTTCATTCCTGTGGCTCTCAGTCCATCTTTAAAATCTCATTATGCTTCACTACAG TATCCTATTCAGCCTCTGCGCTTACTGGTTCCTCCAAATTATCCTAATTCTTCTCCCATATTCCTAGACAAGTTTCCAGTTGAATCACG TAACGTGAATGAAGATCTTTCTGAGAAAGCGAAATCAAAGTTTAGCATGTCCCTACGTAATTTTTCACAACCGATGTCACTTAAAGATATAGTGAAGACTTGGGATGTTTCTGCTCGCGGTGTCGTTTCTGAATATGCACAACAATTTGGTGGAGGAACATTCAGCTCAAAGTATGGATCATGGAAAGATATCTTGACCGCATAA
- the LOC131601143 gene encoding uncharacterized protein LOC131601143 yields MDWFSWLSKTNLDPSLVYEYGLTFSHNELEQEDIVYFNHEFLQSMGISIAKHRLEILKHARKEKSKRQPPRPVAKIMVAIKKTKKCLEDYIMRKLVTCEESNSALVVVPTSRPSNNSTYYGSRSSWKSSSLKRSNKKMKVEKQERLLLTNGSPSPTMMPAFALDSFSSTPMVYHFHEGKMKGEDDDNNGYWSAAVEDIRWDTMFQDLKPN; encoded by the coding sequence ATGGATTGGTTCTCATGGCTTTCAAAAACAAACCTTGATCCATCTCTTGTATATGAGTATGGCCTCACCTTTTCACACAATgagctagaacaagaagacataGTTTACTTCAACCACGAGTTTCTCCAAAGCATGGGAATCTCCATAGCCAAACACAGGCTAGAAATTCTCAAACAtgcaagaaaagaaaagtcaaagagACAACCACCAAGACCAGTTGCAAAGATCATGGTAGCAATAAAAAAGACCAAAAAGTGCTTAGAGGACTACATCATGAGAAAATTGGTTACATGTGAGGAATCAAATTCAGCACTTGTTGTTGTTCCAACATCAAGACCTAGTAATAATAGTACTTATTATGGATCAAGATCATCATGGAAGAGTAGTTCTTTGAAGAGGAGTAATAAGAAGATGAAAGTGGAGAAACAAGAGAGGTTGTTGCTTACTAATGGAAGTCCTAGTCCTACAATGATGCCTGCTTTTGCTCTTGATAGTTTTTCTAGTACTCCTATGGTTTATCATTTTCATGAGGGAAAGATgaaaggtgaagatgatgataatAATGGTTATTGGTCAGCTGCTGTTGAAGATATCAGGTGGGATACTATGTTTCAAGATCTAAagccaaattaa
- the LOC131601139 gene encoding mediator of RNA polymerase II transcription subunit 15a-like, which translates to MDSNNQDSQPSLDTTDWRTQLNSESRQRIVNKIMDTLKKHLPVSGTEGLLELRKIAQRFEDKIYYAATSQTDYLRKISIKMLTMETKSQSTIASNMISNEGGPSNNLPDQELVLQSQVLDPGQQHPNPHQQLLPQIIQNHVAPQPNLPSVSTLSQTPSQNISQNISQNSNTQQPGQNSGSSSIGQNSNIKGMFPGSQRQMPRTQKVVPPEHQQHQQPPNQQILYLQQQQFMKHKLFQMQQQQQQNLLQPNQLNTSQQSVMQTSSTMQPLKMQSYLPSLQQNQQSNNVQSTQDMKHMLSQMQQQNPNQQQSVLSILQQNQKSNNFQPTHDMKYMLSQMQQQKQNQKQPFLSIFQQNQQSNNVQQSTLDMKHMLSQMQQQQNQQQSFISSLQQNQQSNNVQQSAQAMKHMLSQMQQQQQQNLLQLNQLITSQQLVMQTSSAMQHLTMQQQLQHNALKFPSQSQPQASQQQLMSQIHNQPAQMLQQMGLQQQPGSLQRDMQRNLQASGSLHQQQSVLDQQKQVYQSQRALPESSTTSVDSTTQTEQLSGADWQEELYQKLQTMKENYLPDLNEIFQLTAMRFQQYESTQQPKSDQVEKLRPYKIMLERMILFLQLPKNSITVSFKEKFGAYENQIVNLITMFRTRKGILSLQPEQLPPTHMSLMPQSQSQVTSVQSHENQMISQTQPSNLQGSAATIQQNNAASLQHNSMSGLSTTQQNVLNTIQPSNNIDAGQGNSANSLQQVPLMLSQQILQQQQQLHQLSRQLQYFTSVQNSAYSHQQLKRMNPFQVASPQLFQAVSPQIPQHSSSQHSSSQVDQQTHQHSLAKVATPMQSSDSHFVLVDSEKLVHGVSSSSAANVGQHAFSGLDDAYFNAFTNTSGKDFGKEFGKELLKETSSKKIEKLKKEVESVKMTMKLLILVLIWFCVFFVLFYKCM; encoded by the exons ATGGATTCCAATAATCAGGATTCTCAACCCTCTCTCGACACTACTGATTGGAGAACTCAACTGAATTCTGAATCGCGTCAAAGAATTGTCAACAAAAT AATGGACACATTAAAAAAACATCTTCCCGTTTCTGGGACTGAGGGATTACTTGAACTTCGGAAGATTGCTCAAAGGTTTGAAGATAAGATTTATTATGCTGCCACAAGCCAG ACTGATTATCTTCGGAAGATTTCTATTAAAATGCTTACAATGGAGACCAAATCTCAAAGCACCATTGCCAGCAATATGATATCAAATGAAGGAGGTCCTAGCAATAATCTGCCCGATCAAG AACTTGTTTTACAGTCTCAAGTTCTTGATCCAGGACAACAACATCCTAATCCTCATCAGCAGCTTCTACCCCAAATCATTCAAAATCATGTTGCGCCTCAACCTAACCTGCCATCGGTATCAACTCTATCCCAGACTCCCAGCCAAAATATTAGCCAAAATATTAGCCAAAATTCCAACACACAACAACCTGGGCAAAATTCTGGGAGTAGTTCTATTGGCCAGAATTCCAATATAAAGGGTATGTTTCCTGGTTCTCAGAGACAAATGCCACGTACGCAGAAAGTTGTACCCCCAGAGCACCAGCAACACCAACAACCACCGAATCAACAGATTCTTTACCTGCAGCAGCAACAGTTTATGAAGCATAAGCTGTTTCAGAtgcagcaacaacaacagcagAATCTTCTGCAACCAAATCAGTTGAATACCTCTCAACAATCTGTTATGCAAACATCATCTACTATGCAGCCTTTGAAGATGCAATCGTATCTACCTAGCCTTCAACAAAATCAGCAGTCTAACAATGTTCAGTCAACACAGGATATGAAGCATATGCTATCTCAGATGCAGCAACAAAATCCAAATCAGCAGCAATCGGTTCTATCCATCCTTCAACAAAATCAGAAGTCTAACAATTTTCAGCCAACACATGATATGAAGTATATGCTATCTCAGatgcaacaacaaaaacaaaatcagaaGCAACCGTTTCTATCTATCTTTCAACAAAATCAGCAGTCTAACAATGTTCAACAGTCAACACTGGATATGAAGCATATGCTATCTCAGATGcagcaacaacaaaatcaacagcAATCGTTTATATCTAGCCTTCAACAAAATCAGCAGTCTAACAATGTTCAACAGTCAGCACAGGCTATGAAGCATATGCTATCTCAGAtgcagcaacaacaacagcagAACCTTCTGCAACTAAATCAGTTGATTACCTCTCAACAATTAGTTATGCAAACATCATCTGCTATGCAGCATTTGACAATGCAGCAACAATTGCAACACAATGCATTAAAGTTTCCATCTCAGTCGCAGCCACAGGCTTCACAGCAGCAATTAATGTCGCAGATTCACAATCAGCCTGCACAGATGTTACAGCAAATGGGTTTGCAGCAGCAGCCAGGTTCTTTGCAACGAGATATGCAGCGAAATCTTCAAGCATCAGGGTCCTTACATCAACAGCAAAGTGTTCTTGATCAGCAAAAACAAGTATATCAATCCCAAAGAGCTCTTCCTGAATCATCCACAA CTTCTGTAGATTCTACAACACAGACTGAACAACTAAGTGGGGCTGATTGGCAAGAAGAATTATACCAAAAG TTGCAAACCATGAAAGAAAATTACTTGCCAGATCTGAATGAAATATTCCAACTAACTGCCATGAGATTTCAGCAG TATGAATCTACTCAACAGCCAAAGTCAGATCAGGTGGAAAAGTTGAGGCCATATAAAATAATGTTGGAACGCATGATATTATTCCTTCAACTTCCTAAGAACAGCATTACGGTTAGTTTCAAGGAAAAATTTGGAGCATATGAAAATCAGATTGTAAATCTCATAACTATGTTTAGGACTAGGAAAGGCATCTTGTCCTTGCAACCCGAACAGCTTCCCCCAACTCATATGTCTTTGATGCCACAGTCACAATCTCAAGTTACTTCTGTACAGTCTCATGAAAATCAAATGATCTCTCAGACGCAGCCATCAAACTTACAAGGTTCTGCAGCAACTATACAGCAGAACAATGCTGCGAGCTTGCAGCACAATTCTATGTCTGGTTtgtcaacaacacaacaaaaTGTGTTGAATACAATTCAACCAAGTAATAATATAGACGCTGGACAAGGAAACTCTGCAAACTCTCTGCAACAGGTTCCCTTGATGCTGAGTCAGCAGATCCTACAGCAGCAACAGCAGCTACACCAGCTGTCTAGACAACTGCAATATTTTACCTCAGTTCAAAACTCAGCTTATTCCCATCAACAATTGAAACGAATGAATCCTTTTCAGGTTGCTTCACCCCAACTTTTTCAGGCTGTGTCTCCTCAAATTCCGCAACACTCATCTTCGCAACACTCATCTTCCCAAGTTGACCAACAAACTCATCAACATTCTCTAGCAAAAGTTGCAACACCTATGCAATCTTCTGACTCACATTTTGTGCTAGTAGATTCTGAGAAGCTCGTTCATGGTGTTTCGTCATCAAGTGCTGCCAATGTTGGGCAACATGCATTCAGTGGTCTAGATGATGCCTATTTTAATGCTTTCACAAATACTTCTGGAAAAGATTTCGGGAAAGAATTTGGAAAAGAACTTTTGAAAGAGACAAGTTCAAAAAAGATTGAGAAGTTGAAGAAGGAGGTTGAGAGTGTCAAGATGACGATGAAGTTACTCATCCTAGTTCTTATTtggttttgtgttttttttgttttattttataaatgtaTGTAA
- the LOC131601140 gene encoding mediator of RNA polymerase II transcription subunit 15a-like, protein MDSNNQDSQPTLDTIVWRPKVHPESRKKVVNKITDTLQKFLPVSGNEGLHELQTIAQKFEDKIYTVSRSPSEYLRKIAMKLLTMEAKHRDTVANNMTSNEGGPSNNPPEQASVDSTTQTAQPSGGVDSITQTAQPSGSVDSITQNAQPYGGDWQEEPYQKLQTMKENYLPDLKEMLQEITMRLQKCGSTPQQPKSDQIEKLKVYRMMLERIIFFLQLPKNSITLSLKEKLGSYEKQIVKFINSLRTREGISSLQPGQLPPTHISSMPQSQAQVTSLPSLEKQMISQMQPSNIQGSAVTLQQNNAASLPHNSMSGLSSTQQNMLNTIQPSNNVDAGLGNSVSSLQQNPVSSLQQKLQHSSPQVDQQTHQQSLAKVAPHLQSSNSHFVLVDSQKPVPGFSSSSAAAATQSLSIGTHGISALPLLAEFSGLDGSYFNAFAATSGKDFGKEFGKELLKEISSKKIEKLKKQIESVTMKMKLLILVLFSFWVSFLLFYKCM, encoded by the exons ATGGATTCCAATAATCAGGATTCTCAACCCACTCTTGACACTATTGTTTGGAGACCTAAAGTGCATCCTGAATCCCGCAAAAAAGTTGTCAATAAAAT AACGGACACATTACAAAAATTTCTTCCCGTTTCTGGGAATGAGGGATTGCATGAACTTCAGACGATTGCTCAAAAGTTTGAAGATAAGATTTATACTGTTTCCAGAAGCCCG TCTGAATATCTCCGAAAGATTGCGATGAAATTGCTTACAATGGAGGCCAAACATCGAGACACCGTTGCCAACAATATGACATCAAATGAAGGAGGTCCTAGCAATAATCCGCCTGAACAAG CTTCCGTAGATTCTACAACACAGACTGCACAACCAAGCGGCGGTGTAGATTCTATAACACAGACTGCACAACCAAGCGGCAGTGTAGATTCTATAACACAGAATGCACAACCATACGGGGGTGATTGGCAAGAAGAACCGTACCAAAAG TTGCAAACCATGAAAGAAAATTACTTGCCAGATCTGAAAGAAATGCTCCAGGAAATTACTATGAGACTTCAGAAG TGTGGCTCTACTCCTCAACAGCCAAAGTCAGATCAGATAGAAAAGTTGAAGGTATATAGAATGATGTTGGAACGGATTATATTTTTCCTACAGCTTCCTAAGAACAGCATTACGCTTAGTTTGAAGGAAAAATTGGGATCATATGAAAAGCAGATTGTGAAATTCATAAATTCATTAAGGACTAGGGAAGGCATCTCGTCCTTGCAACCAGGACAGCTTCCCCCAACTCATATATCTTCGATGCCACAGTCACAAGCTCAAGTTACTTCACTACCGTCTCTTGAAAAGCAAATGATCTCTCAAATGCAGCCATCAAACATACAAGGTTCTGCAGTGACTCTACAGCAGAACAATGCTGCGAGCTTGCCGCACAATTCTATGTCTGGTTTATCATCAACACAACAAAATATGTTGAATACAATTCAACCAAGTAATAATGTAGACGCCGGGCTAGGAAATTCTGTAAGCTCTCTGCAACAGAATCCCGTGAGCTCCCTTCAACAAAAATTGCAACACTCATCTCCCCAAGTTGACCAACAAACTCAtcaacagtctctagcaaaagtTGCACCACATTTGCAGTCTTCTAACTCGCATTTTGTGCTAGTAGATTCTCAGAAGCCTGTTCCTGGTTTTTCATCATCAAGTGCGGCAGCAGCGACTCAATCCCTTTCCATCGGGACTCATGGGATATCAGCCCTTCCTTTATTGGCCGAATTCAGTGGTCTAGATGGTTCATATTTTAATGCTTTTGCAGCTACTTCTGGAAAAGATTTTGGGAAAGAATTTGGAAAAGAACTTTTGAAAGAGATAAGTTCAAAAAAGATTGAGAAGTTGAAGAAGCAGATTGAGAGTGTCACCATGAAGATGAAGTTACTCATCCtagttcttttttctttttgggttTCTTTTCTTCTATTTTATAAGTGTATGTAA